A window of the Tiliqua scincoides isolate rTilSci1 chromosome 5, rTilSci1.hap2, whole genome shotgun sequence genome harbors these coding sequences:
- the LOC136652822 gene encoding olfactory receptor 8S1-like, with translation MENQTSATYFVLLGFSDDPLVQIFLFVMFLCVYAATLMGNVVIFEAIRTNAHLHSPMYFFLSHLAVLDVCFSSVTVPRALMNLCSSQTISYYGCIAQTFFIFLTGSTEVFLLSVMAYDRYAAICKPLYYAQIMNREFCRGLVGGAWAMGFMHSLVNTLPLLKLMFCSSSVIRHFSCEFPSLVPLSCTDTFTIWVTFYITFTTVGLLSFAVILVSYIHIISTVVKMHSVEAKKRTFSTCSSHLIVVILYYSSGCFRYLGSSVASSVVLNELLSIQYSIATPLLNPIIYSLKTKTVKEAIKNLLGYKPLISHHMSNA, from the coding sequence AATCTTCCTCTTTGTGATGTTTTTGTGCGTTTATGCAGCCACCTTGATGGGGAATGTGGTCATCTTCGAAGCAATAAGGACCAATGCTCACCTCCAtagccccatgtatttcttcctgagTCATCTAGCAGTCCTTGATGTCTGCTTTTCTTCAGTGACTGTGCCTAGGGCCTTAATGAATTTGTGTTCAAGCCAGACCATCTCATATTATGGCTGCATTGCCCAGACATTTTTCATCTTTTTGACAGGATCCACTGAAGTCTTCCTTCTTTcagtcatggcttatgaccgatATGCTGCCATATGCAAGCCCTTGTATTATGCACAGATCATGAACAGAGAGTTTTGTAGAGGGCTGGTGGGAGGCGCATGGGCAATGGGCTTCATGCATTCACTGGTTAATACTTTGCCTCTTTTAAAACTGATGTTCTGCAGTTCGAGTGTTATCAGACATTTCAGCTGTGAATTCCCATCTTTAGTTCCTTTATCTTGCACAGACACCTTCACAATTTGGGTAACGTTCTATATTACTTTTACTACAGTAGGCCTTCTTTCCTTTGCAGTTATTCTGGTGTCCTATATCCATATTATCTCCACAGTCGTGAAGATGCATTCAGTAGAAGCcaaaaaaagaacattttctaCATGCAGTTCCCACCTCATTGTTGTGATCTTGTATTATAGCAGTGGCTGCTTTAGGTACCTTGGGTCCAGCGTTGCTTCCTCAGTTGTTCTGAATGAACTCCTCTCAATCCAATACAGCATTGCAACGCCTTTGTTGAATCCCATTATCTACAGCCTGAAAACCAAGACAGTGAAAGAAGCCATCAAGAACCTATTGGGGTACAAACCATTGATTTCTCATCATATGTCAAATGCTTAA
- the LOC136652820 gene encoding olfactory receptor 5A1-like, which produces MENQTSATYFVLLGFSDNPLVQIFLFLMFLCIYAATLMGNMVILMVIRTNTHLHSPMYFFLSHLSFLDVCFSSVTVPRVLMSLCSSRTISYYDCIAQTFFIFLTGCTEVFLLSAMAYDRYAAICKPLYYAQIMNREFCSGLVGGSWAKGFIYSLANTLPLLKLTFCRSNVIRNFSCEFPSLVALSCTDTFLNRVMFFMAANTVGGFSFLVIVLSYIHTIRTVLKMHSAEAKRKTFSTCSSHLIVVVLYYTSSAFRYFSSSIASSVILDELFSIQYSIATSLLNPIIYSLKTREVKEVIKKLLRHKPLMSHAM; this is translated from the coding sequence atggaaaatcaGACGTCAGCAACTTATTTTGTCCTCTTGGGATTCTCAGACAACCCACTAGTCCAAATCTTCCTCTTCCTAATGTTTTTGTGCATATATGCAGCCACCTTGATGGGAAATATGGTCATCTTGATGGTAATAAGGACCAACACTCACCTCCACagtcccatgtacttcttcctgagtCATCTATCTTTCCTGGATGTCTGCTTTTCTTCAGTGACTGTGCCTAGGGTGCTAATGAGTTTGTGCTCAAGCCGGACCATCTCCTACTACGACTGCATTGCCCAGACTTTTTTCATCTTTTTGACAGGATGCACTGAAGTCTTCCTTCTTTCAGCCATGGCTTACGACCGATATGCTGCCATATGCAAGCCCTTGTATTATGCACAGATCATGAACAGAGAGTTCTGCAGTGGGCTGGTGGGAGGGTCGTGGGCAAAGGGCTTCATATATTCATTGGCAAATACGTTGCCTCTTTTGAAACTTACGTTCTGTCGTTCAAATGTTAtcaggaatttcagctgtgaatTCCCATCTCTAGTTGCCTTATCTTGCACAGACACCTTCCTGAATAGGGTTATGTTCTTTATGGCTGCTAATACGGTTGGAGGCTTTTCGTTCCTTGTTATTGTACTGTCATACATCCACACCATCCGTACAGTCCTGAAGATGCATTCAGCAGAAGCCAAAAGAAAAACCTTTTCCACTTGTAGTTCCCACCTCATTGTTGTAGTTTTGTACTACACTAGTAGTGCCTTTAGGTACTTTTCCTCCAGCATCGCTTCCTCAGTCATTCTGGATGAACTCTTCTCCATCCAATACAGCATCGCAACCTCTTTGTTGAACCCCATTATCTACAGCTTGAAAACCAGAGAAGTGAAGGAAGTCATCAAGAAATTGCTTCGGCATAAACCATTGATGTCTCACGCTATGTAA
- the LOC136652821 gene encoding olfactory receptor 5AN1-like, with product MENQTSATYFVLLGFSENPVIRIFLFLIFLCIYAATLMGNVVILMVIRGDAHLHSPMYFLLSHLSFLDVCFSSVTVPRALMSLCSSRTISYYGCIAQILFIALTGCTEVFLLSAMAYDRYAAICKPLYYAQIMNREFCRGLVGGSWAMGFTYSLINTSPLLKLVFCHSNIIRHFSCEFPSLVALSCTNTFTIWVTFYITFTTLGLLSFSIILVSYIYIISTVLKMHSAEAKRKTFSTCSSHFIVVVLYYSSGCFRYFGSNLASSVVLDELLSIQYSIATPLLNPIIYSLKTRTVKEAIKNLLGHKPLISHYMSYT from the coding sequence atggaaaatCAGACATCAGCAACTTATTTTGTTCTCTTGGGATTCTCAGAAAACCCAGTGATCCGAATCTTCCTCTTCCTTATATTTTTGTGCATATATGCAGCAACCTTGATGGGAAATGTGGTCATCTTGATGGTCATAAGGGGAGACGCTCACCTCCACAGTCCCATGTACTTCTTGCTGAGTCACCTCTCTTTCCTGGATGTCTGCTTTTCTTCAGTCACTGTGCCTAGGGCCCTAATGAGTTTGTGCTCAAGCCGGACCATCTCCTACTACGGCTGCATTGCCCAGATTCTTTTCATCGCTTTGACAGGGTGCACTGAAGTCTTCCTTCTTTCAGCCATGGCTTACGACCGATATGCTGCCATATGCAAGCCCTTGTATTATGCACAGATCATGAACAGAGAGTTTTGTAGAGGGCTGGTGGGAGGGTCGTGGGCAATGGGCTTCACGTATTCATTGATAAATACGTCGCCTCTTTTGAAACTGGTGTTCTGTCATTCAAACATTATCAGACACTTCAGCTGTGAATTCCCATCTTTAGTGGCCTTATCTTGCACAAACACCTTCACAATTTGGGTAACATTCTATATTACTTTTACTACATTAGgccttctttccttttccatcATTCTGGTGTCCTACATCTACATTATCTCCACAGTTCTGAAGATGCATTCAGCAGAagccaaaagaaaaacattttctaCATGCAGTTCCCACTTCATTGTTGTGGTTTTGTACTACAGCAGTGGCTGCTTTAGGTACTTTGGTTCCAACCTTGCTTCCTCAGTGGTCCTGGATGAACTTCTCTCCATCCAATACAGCATTGCAACCCCTTTGTTGAACCCCATTATCTACAGCCTGAAAACCAGGACAGTGAAAGAAGCCATCAAGAACCTGCTGGGGCACAAACCATTGATTTCTCATTATATGTCATATACTTAA